The Lactobacillus sp. ESL0680 genome has a segment encoding these proteins:
- a CDS encoding cation-transporting P-type ATPase: MDENKIRELYAKNDVAEVFTNLNSSSDGLSSQEAAKRLQKYGPNEIKKSQEESQWKVFFKNFISMMAILLWISGAIAMFSGTLELGIAIWMVNIINGLFSYWQERAAKRATDALNNMLPTYVQVIRDGKKVQIDSKELVPGDVFVLQAGNAIPADARLISASSMQVDQSALNGESVPESKTTKYDPGEGSYAETNLVYSGTTVGAGTARAIAFATGMNTEFGRIAQLTQKQDEVDSPLTQELNRLTKQLSIIAVSIGVLFLIAAIFFVKYPFAKAFIFALGMIVAFIPEGLLPTVTLSLAQGVRRMAKKHALVKELNSVETLGETTVICSDKTGTLTQNQMTIHYIWTLKNEYKVTGNGYVNNGQVELNGKQLWYEENPDLHKLIQIASLDNDTAVQPSKVKGGKPKILGTPTEASLIIMAQKAGFDRQKVLVKYPRMRELPFDSDRKRMSTIHRWNDQQYIIFTKGSFSDVIKQCDQVQVDGQVRSITQDDIDRANKNNAQYAAQGLRSMAMAYRIVDRDDTDISKLTIADAETHLVFVGLTTMSDPPRPEIYNAVKRCHEAKIKIIMVTGDSKLTAKSVAVQIGLTSDKARVISGTELEEMSDNDLREALKGEVIFARVAPEQKYKVVKTLQENGEIVASTGDGVNDAPALKQADIGIAMGMTGTDVAKDAANIILTDDNFASIVAAIEEGRAVYSNIRKFLTYILTSNVPEAFPSILFLFSGGLIPLPMTVMQILTVDLGTDMLPALGLGGEAVDPDVMKQAPRKRSEHLLNRSVILHAFLWYGLISSIISIGAYFFVNAQNGWPQAALASSGSVYMRATTMVLGAIVFTQVANVLNCRTNKVSIFKKGLFSNHNIWYGIIFEILLFLVLTVTPGLQQLFNTTRLLPTDWLFLFCLPIPLVLIDELRKWLFFHKKVKE; the protein is encoded by the coding sequence ATGGACGAAAATAAAATTCGTGAACTTTATGCAAAAAATGACGTTGCAGAAGTTTTTACCAATTTAAATTCTTCATCTGATGGTCTAAGTTCACAAGAAGCTGCCAAAAGACTGCAAAAATATGGTCCTAATGAGATTAAAAAATCCCAAGAAGAATCACAATGGAAAGTATTTTTTAAAAACTTTATCAGTATGATGGCAATTTTGTTGTGGATTTCAGGTGCAATTGCAATGTTCAGCGGCACACTTGAGCTGGGAATTGCAATTTGGATGGTGAATATTATCAACGGCTTGTTTAGTTACTGGCAAGAACGTGCGGCTAAACGGGCAACAGATGCGTTAAATAATATGCTGCCGACTTATGTGCAGGTCATTCGTGATGGCAAAAAGGTGCAGATCGATTCTAAGGAATTAGTTCCAGGTGATGTGTTTGTTCTGCAGGCTGGAAATGCCATTCCTGCTGATGCGCGGCTAATCTCGGCTAGTTCAATGCAGGTCGATCAGAGTGCCTTAAATGGTGAGTCAGTGCCAGAATCAAAGACAACGAAGTATGATCCTGGTGAAGGCAGTTATGCCGAAACTAACTTGGTTTATTCTGGGACGACAGTCGGTGCCGGAACAGCACGGGCAATTGCCTTTGCGACGGGGATGAATACCGAGTTCGGTCGGATTGCGCAATTGACGCAAAAGCAGGATGAGGTTGATAGTCCGTTAACGCAGGAACTTAACCGCTTGACTAAGCAATTATCAATTATTGCGGTTTCAATTGGGGTCTTGTTCTTAATTGCCGCGATTTTCTTTGTTAAGTATCCGTTTGCCAAGGCCTTTATCTTTGCGCTAGGGATGATTGTTGCCTTTATCCCAGAAGGGTTATTGCCAACAGTTACCTTGAGTTTGGCGCAAGGTGTTCGCCGAATGGCGAAAAAGCACGCCTTGGTCAAAGAACTAAACTCAGTTGAAACCTTGGGTGAGACGACCGTTATTTGTTCGGATAAGACGGGAACGTTAACGCAGAACCAAATGACAATTCACTACATTTGGACTTTGAAAAATGAATACAAAGTTACGGGTAATGGGTATGTTAACAATGGTCAAGTTGAATTAAACGGTAAGCAATTGTGGTATGAAGAAAATCCGGACTTACACAAGTTAATCCAGATTGCTTCTCTTGATAACGATACCGCGGTGCAGCCAAGCAAGGTTAAGGGCGGCAAGCCGAAGATTTTAGGTACGCCAACTGAAGCTTCATTAATCATTATGGCGCAGAAAGCGGGCTTTGACCGGCAAAAAGTGCTGGTGAAATACCCAAGAATGCGGGAATTACCGTTTGATTCTGATAGAAAACGGATGTCGACTATTCACCGCTGGAACGATCAGCAATATATAATTTTCACTAAAGGTTCCTTTAGTGATGTGATTAAGCAGTGTGACCAAGTTCAAGTTGATGGTCAAGTAAGGTCAATAACCCAAGATGATATTGATCGGGCTAATAAGAATAATGCCCAATATGCCGCTCAAGGATTACGAAGCATGGCGATGGCTTACCGGATTGTTGACCGTGATGATACCGATATTTCTAAGTTGACTATCGCTGACGCTGAAACGCATTTGGTCTTTGTTGGACTGACAACAATGAGTGATCCGCCACGGCCAGAGATTTATAATGCTGTTAAACGGTGCCACGAAGCTAAGATTAAGATTATCATGGTTACTGGTGACTCCAAGTTAACGGCTAAGTCGGTGGCAGTTCAGATTGGACTAACTTCTGATAAGGCGCGCGTTATTTCTGGAACAGAACTTGAAGAAATGAGCGATAACGACTTACGTGAAGCTTTGAAGGGTGAAGTTATTTTTGCCCGGGTTGCTCCTGAACAAAAGTACAAGGTTGTTAAGACTTTGCAAGAAAATGGCGAAATTGTCGCCTCAACTGGTGACGGTGTTAATGATGCGCCAGCTTTGAAGCAAGCTGATATCGGGATTGCAATGGGGATGACCGGTACGGACGTTGCTAAAGACGCCGCTAATATCATCTTGACCGATGACAACTTCGCTTCAATTGTTGCTGCAATTGAAGAAGGGCGTGCCGTTTACAGTAATATTCGGAAGTTCTTAACATATATTTTGACTTCTAATGTTCCTGAAGCCTTTCCGTCAATTTTGTTCCTGTTCTCTGGTGGTCTGATACCATTGCCAATGACAGTTATGCAGATTTTAACGGTTGACTTAGGTACGGATATGCTGCCGGCATTAGGGCTTGGCGGCGAAGCTGTTGACCCAGACGTGATGAAGCAGGCACCAAGAAAGCGTAGTGAACACTTGCTTAACCGCAGCGTTATCCTTCATGCGTTCTTATGGTATGGTCTGATTTCAAGTATTATTTCGATTGGTGCCTACTTCTTTGTCAATGCGCAAAATGGCTGGCCGCAGGCTGCCTTAGCTTCCAGTGGTTCTGTTTATATGCGGGCAACGACAATGGTATTAGGTGCTATTGTCTTTACTCAGGTTGCTAATGTTTTGAACTGTCGGACCAACAAGGTTTCGATTTTCAAGAAAGGCCTGTTCAGCAACCACAACATTTGGTATGGGATTATCTTTGAAATCCTGCTCTTCCTTGTGTTGACAGTAACTCCAGGACTACAACAATTATTCAACACAACGAGATTATTGCCAACAGATTGGTTATTCCTCTTCTGTCTGCCAATTCCGCTGGTATTGATTGATGAATTACGAAAATGGCTCTTTTTCCACAAAAAAGTCAAAGAGTAA
- a CDS encoding PTS glucitol/sorbitol transporter subunit IIA: MKWISTITQIGQQAIKPEDMMVILFGENVTKGLVDVSVLQKFSSQTPASTFVFKKGDTITIDGQTYVAAFVGSMVESNMRVLGHATLFFDQKKLQNPLANGIYLELGTKQTLPEFRVDDDIVYEHR; this comes from the coding sequence ATGAAATGGATATCTACAATAACGCAAATTGGTCAGCAGGCAATTAAGCCTGAAGATATGATGGTTATTTTATTTGGTGAAAATGTTACTAAAGGCTTAGTAGATGTATCGGTTCTGCAAAAGTTTAGTTCACAGACACCTGCTAGCACGTTTGTTTTTAAAAAAGGTGATACAATCACAATTGATGGTCAAACCTATGTTGCCGCTTTTGTCGGGAGTATGGTTGAAAGTAATATGCGGGTTTTGGGACATGCAACTTTATTTTTTGACCAGAAGAAACTTCAAAATCCGCTAGCCAATGGTATTTATCTTGAATTGGGCACTAAGCAAACGCTGCCGGAATTCAGGGTAGATGATGACATTGTTTATGAACACAGATAA
- a CDS encoding AI-2E family transporter yields MENQRKHSRRSIFEKWFLNNRFSIVLLNILLFFLVIWLFNKISFVLNPARLFFSAILPPLLLAVIQFYIMNPLVDTLERKFKVPRVVTIAGLFIIVALLLVWIINTLLPIVQTQINSLIKHWPRIWREASVAVQDKLSDPQFHSVKNNINDAINRAQSMLFKSSQTAINAALDNISSAISIITIIFMTVVTAPFILFFMLKDGHQLRPYITEFAPKRWQKSFSKLLYEINAALASYIRGQITVAFWVGIMFAIGYTIIGQPYAIALAVLSGVLNLIPYFGTFIAFIPAVVIAVMTSVPMLVKVLIVFAVEQTIESRVISPLVLGNKMAMHPVTTILLLIGASSVWGLWGVIFGIPIYAILKIIIMRVYNYYRKVSQVFAEDKNAALTTEAAPKKEKITKE; encoded by the coding sequence ATGGAAAATCAACGAAAACATTCGAGGCGCAGTATTTTTGAAAAATGGTTTTTGAATAATCGTTTTAGTATTGTACTGCTTAATATCTTATTGTTCTTCCTTGTGATTTGGTTGTTCAATAAGATTTCTTTTGTTTTAAATCCAGCGCGGTTATTTTTTAGTGCTATTTTGCCGCCGCTTTTGTTGGCAGTGATCCAATTTTACATTATGAATCCGCTGGTAGACACGCTTGAGCGTAAGTTTAAAGTGCCGCGGGTTGTTACAATTGCTGGGCTGTTTATTATAGTAGCCTTACTACTTGTCTGGATTATCAATACGCTTTTGCCGATTGTTCAAACCCAGATTAATTCACTAATTAAGCATTGGCCGCGCATTTGGCGTGAAGCAAGCGTTGCGGTGCAGGATAAGTTAAGCGACCCACAATTTCATAGTGTTAAAAATAATATTAATGATGCGATTAATCGTGCACAAAGCATGTTATTTAAGTCTAGTCAAACGGCAATTAACGCGGCTCTAGACAACATCTCATCAGCAATTAGTATCATTACGATTATTTTTATGACGGTCGTTACTGCGCCGTTCATCTTGTTCTTCATGCTTAAAGACGGACACCAATTGCGGCCATATATTACAGAATTCGCGCCTAAACGCTGGCAAAAAAGTTTTAGTAAATTATTATATGAAATTAATGCTGCCTTAGCTTCATATATTCGTGGTCAGATTACCGTTGCTTTTTGGGTGGGCATTATGTTTGCAATTGGCTACACTATTATTGGGCAGCCGTATGCCATTGCTCTGGCGGTTTTAAGTGGTGTGTTAAACTTGATTCCGTATTTTGGAACGTTTATCGCCTTTATACCTGCTGTAGTGATTGCGGTGATGACTTCGGTACCAATGCTAGTCAAGGTGCTCATTGTGTTTGCGGTTGAGCAGACAATTGAATCACGGGTAATTAGCCCACTTGTATTGGGCAACAAGATGGCAATGCATCCAGTTACCACGATTTTGCTCTTAATCGGTGCCAGTTCTGTTTGGGGCCTTTGGGGCGTGATTTTTGGGATTCCAATCTATGCAATCTTGAAAATTATTATCATGCGCGTGTACAATTATTACCGTAAGGTTTCGCAGGTTTTTGCGGAGGATAAGAATGCTGCTTTAACCACAGAAGCTGCACCTAAGAAAGAAAAAATAACAAAAGAATAG
- the trmL gene encoding tRNA (uridine(34)/cytosine(34)/5-carboxymethylaminomethyluridine(34)-2'-O)-methyltransferase TrmL codes for MTNHVVLYEPLMPANTGNIARTCAGTNTVLDLIEPLGFQIDDKKMKRAGLDYWDKVDVRRHDDLEAFLKTLGPQDEMYLISKFSAKNYAEVDYTDEDKDYYFVFGKETTGLPETFMREYYDRNLRIPMSDNIRCYNLSNSVAMVLLEALRQQGFPNMETAHHYENDKLKDDYNRPERYERNLGEE; via the coding sequence ATGACAAACCATGTTGTATTGTATGAACCACTGATGCCAGCTAATACTGGTAATATTGCTCGGACTTGTGCCGGAACGAATACAGTGCTAGATTTGATTGAACCGCTAGGCTTTCAAATTGATGACAAGAAGATGAAGCGTGCCGGACTTGATTATTGGGATAAAGTAGACGTTCGTCGTCATGACGACCTTGAGGCATTTTTGAAAACACTGGGTCCACAGGATGAAATGTACTTAATTTCGAAGTTTTCAGCGAAAAATTATGCCGAAGTTGATTACACCGATGAGGATAAAGATTACTATTTTGTTTTCGGAAAAGAAACAACAGGTTTGCCGGAAACTTTTATGCGTGAATACTATGACCGTAATTTGCGGATTCCAATGTCTGACAACATTCGCTGCTACAATCTCTCAAACTCTGTAGCGATGGTTTTGCTTGAGGCATTGCGCCAACAAGGCTTTCCAAATATGGAAACGGCGCATCATTATGAAAATGACAAGTTAAAGGATGATTATAATCGCCCTGAACGTTATGAAAGAAATTTAGGAGAAGAATAA
- a CDS encoding DUF1149 family protein — protein MDFVKETPVMVKNFHYDINEEPETKDQVNFGLKKVEKQNDDGTTDAGQDGSYFDVTVIFDVAPAPGEFSVSGMISQIVQIKDYFGDGSDLDKTDYKLLSRPLVEYIETLTYEVTQITLDQPVNLNFQANF, from the coding sequence ATGGATTTTGTTAAAGAAACACCAGTCATGGTTAAAAATTTTCACTATGACATTAATGAAGAACCAGAAACAAAAGATCAAGTTAATTTTGGCTTGAAAAAAGTTGAAAAACAAAACGATGATGGTACAACTGATGCCGGTCAAGATGGCAGCTACTTTGATGTCACGGTAATTTTTGATGTTGCGCCGGCTCCTGGGGAATTTTCTGTTAGCGGGATGATTAGCCAAATTGTGCAAATCAAGGATTACTTTGGTGACGGCAGCGATCTTGATAAGACTGACTATAAATTACTCAGCCGGCCATTAGTTGAATATATTGAGACCTTAACTTATGAAGTTACGCAAATTACCTTGGATCAACCAGTTAATTTGAACTTCCAAGCTAATTTTTAG
- a CDS encoding DNA translocase FtsK, whose translation MPKKKRKTTKKRKKAQNTGITWAVIGLIQLIIAVWAFVKFGILGRQIANCFRLFFGDSYLLAAGLFGLFGLVMLIYNKPMHFKFKRSCGLFLAILGVLVIQSSIYFEHELVNNAFMNAFWHEMAAEFARAAVTLPVGGGIIGAICYQLFYQLLGHIGLRVIAVLLIPIGLLMFFDVKFRTIIEKFQSFSQLFIVKNQAAGTKIKDKYEVLREKQLQKIAEQQARDLNDPLNSTSPIFPNVNDFAVKKDAAEEETTSQENLPETEAEFEAPVEDEQNDEPQIQIASQEEPKSSEPEAEFDQQAEPEDDEKEEETALPKSHSFADQDKKMLQELADVDHGELETKQKQEPNPKYRKPPLSLLDTVKNADQSSDKTLIRQNTQTLQTTFKSFGVNVIIKKAILGPTITRYEVQPAVGVKVSRIVNLADDLALALAAKDIRIEAPIPGKPFIGIEVPNRTTSVVAFKDVMQNQDAKAQQEPMVVPLGKDVTGQTISANLAKMPHLLIAGSTGSGKSVAINTILTSILMKAMPDQVKLILIDPKMVELSVYNGVPHLLIPVVTDAKLAANALSKAVKEMERRYKLFAASGARNMAEFNEKVRLNNQDKTKPAMKPLPYILVVVDELSDLMMVGGHDVEGAIVRLGQMARAAGIHMILATQRPSVDVITGLIKANVPSRISFAVSSGVDSRTILDQTGAEKLLGRGDMLYMPVGASKPERIQGAYVASSEVERVISWVKDQQKPVYDEEMIPQKSSDNATDDDEPEDEFYSQAVDLVRRQQTASVSMLQRRFRIGYNRAARIVDDMEAKGVVGPSEGSKPRQVLLPPEDTSEK comes from the coding sequence ATGCCTAAGAAAAAGAGAAAGACAACTAAAAAACGTAAGAAGGCGCAGAATACTGGGATAACTTGGGCGGTTATTGGTCTGATTCAACTTATTATTGCTGTTTGGGCATTTGTGAAATTTGGTATCTTGGGCAGACAGATTGCCAACTGTTTTCGTTTGTTTTTTGGCGATTCTTATTTACTGGCAGCGGGGTTGTTCGGCCTGTTTGGTCTGGTAATGCTAATTTATAACAAGCCGATGCACTTTAAGTTTAAGCGCAGTTGCGGCTTGTTTTTGGCAATTTTAGGGGTATTAGTAATTCAGAGCAGTATTTATTTTGAGCATGAGCTGGTTAATAATGCTTTTATGAATGCCTTTTGGCATGAAATGGCTGCTGAATTTGCTCGTGCGGCAGTAACTCTGCCGGTTGGCGGCGGGATTATTGGTGCTATCTGCTATCAATTGTTTTACCAACTGCTTGGCCATATTGGTTTGCGCGTGATCGCAGTTTTGTTGATACCAATTGGCCTGTTAATGTTTTTTGATGTTAAATTTAGAACAATTATTGAAAAGTTTCAGTCCTTTAGTCAGCTGTTTATTGTCAAAAATCAGGCAGCAGGAACCAAAATCAAAGATAAATATGAAGTTCTGCGCGAGAAACAATTACAGAAAATAGCGGAGCAGCAGGCACGTGATCTGAATGATCCGTTAAATTCGACATCGCCGATTTTTCCTAATGTTAATGATTTTGCGGTTAAAAAAGATGCTGCTGAAGAAGAGACAACTTCACAAGAAAATCTTCCTGAAACAGAAGCAGAGTTTGAAGCGCCAGTTGAGGATGAGCAGAATGACGAGCCGCAAATTCAAATTGCTAGTCAAGAAGAGCCTAAATCAAGTGAGCCGGAAGCAGAGTTTGACCAACAGGCAGAACCAGAAGATGACGAAAAAGAAGAAGAAACGGCGTTGCCAAAGTCACATTCTTTTGCCGATCAGGATAAGAAAATGCTGCAGGAATTGGCAGATGTGGATCACGGCGAACTAGAAACCAAGCAGAAACAAGAACCTAATCCTAAATATCGGAAGCCGCCGCTTTCGCTGCTTGATACAGTTAAGAATGCGGATCAGAGTTCGGATAAAACATTAATCCGGCAGAATACTCAAACCTTGCAGACAACTTTTAAGAGTTTTGGCGTTAATGTCATTATTAAGAAGGCAATTTTGGGGCCAACGATTACTCGGTATGAAGTTCAGCCTGCAGTTGGGGTTAAAGTCAGCCGCATTGTCAATTTGGCTGATGACTTGGCCTTAGCGCTAGCTGCTAAAGATATTAGAATTGAAGCGCCAATTCCCGGTAAGCCATTTATTGGGATTGAGGTGCCTAACCGAACAACGTCTGTTGTTGCGTTTAAGGATGTAATGCAGAACCAAGATGCCAAGGCGCAACAGGAACCAATGGTCGTGCCTCTTGGTAAAGATGTTACGGGTCAGACAATTTCGGCTAATTTGGCTAAGATGCCGCACTTGTTGATTGCTGGTTCGACTGGTTCTGGGAAGTCCGTGGCAATTAACACGATCCTAACCAGTATTTTGATGAAGGCAATGCCGGACCAAGTTAAATTGATTTTAATTGACCCGAAGATGGTTGAATTATCCGTTTATAATGGGGTTCCGCATTTGCTGATTCCAGTTGTAACGGATGCTAAACTAGCCGCTAACGCGTTAAGCAAGGCCGTTAAAGAAATGGAGCGGCGTTATAAATTATTTGCGGCTAGTGGTGCGCGCAACATGGCAGAATTTAACGAAAAGGTTCGGCTGAACAATCAAGATAAAACTAAGCCGGCAATGAAGCCGCTACCTTATATTTTGGTTGTCGTTGATGAATTGAGTGACCTAATGATGGTTGGCGGCCATGATGTCGAAGGTGCAATTGTCCGCTTAGGGCAAATGGCGCGTGCTGCCGGAATCCACATGATTTTGGCAACGCAAAGACCGAGTGTTGACGTAATTACCGGTCTGATTAAGGCGAATGTGCCGTCGCGGATTTCTTTTGCCGTATCTAGTGGTGTCGATTCGCGCACAATTCTGGACCAAACGGGAGCGGAAAAATTATTGGGTCGCGGCGACATGCTGTATATGCCAGTTGGTGCTTCAAAGCCGGAACGAATTCAAGGAGCTTATGTTGCTTCTAGTGAAGTGGAACGAGTTATCTCCTGGGTTAAGGACCAGCAGAAGCCAGTATATGATGAAGAAATGATTCCGCAAAAGAGTAGTGATAATGCGACAGATGACGATGAACCGGAAGATGAATTTTATTCTCAGGCAGTTGATCTGGTTAGACGTCAGCAGACAGCCAGTGTGTCAATGTTGCAACGCCGTTTTAGAATTGGTTATAATCGAGCTGCTAGAATTGTGGATGACATGGAAGCTAAAGGTGTTGTTGGGCCTTCTGAAGGTTCCAAGCCGCGGCAGGTTTTGTTGCCGCCAGAAGATACATCTGAGAAGTAA
- a CDS encoding SDR family NAD(P)-dependent oxidoreductase, with amino-acid sequence MQRAIVFGATGGIGQAICADLAQDGWSLYIHCSQNWQAACELSENLTKQYPQQDFIPIKLSFLVDDRELQTFVKGLLPINAVVFAQGITDYNFVSGQDLHKIDQIMRVNLTVPIKLTSLLEPLLIKNDFSRIVYIGSVYGGQGSAMESVYSSSKAGLTRFAQSYAREVASANLTVNVIAPGAVNTPMNAMFAPETMEEVKGEIPAGRLAEGSDISFWVKTLLSLRSGYLTGQTIYVSGGWLL; translated from the coding sequence ATGCAGCGAGCAATTGTGTTTGGCGCTACTGGTGGAATTGGACAAGCTATTTGTGCGGATTTGGCACAAGATGGCTGGTCGCTTTATATTCATTGCAGTCAAAATTGGCAAGCGGCTTGCGAGTTAAGCGAAAACTTGACTAAGCAGTATCCCCAGCAAGATTTTATTCCAATTAAACTTAGTTTTTTGGTTGATGACCGGGAGTTACAAACTTTTGTAAAAGGATTACTGCCAATTAATGCGGTTGTTTTTGCCCAAGGCATTACCGATTATAACTTTGTCAGTGGGCAAGACTTACATAAGATTGACCAAATTATGCGTGTAAATCTAACAGTGCCAATTAAGTTGACTAGCTTGCTTGAGCCGCTTTTGATTAAAAATGATTTTAGCCGTATTGTCTATATCGGCTCGGTTTATGGCGGTCAAGGCAGTGCAATGGAGTCTGTTTACAGCAGTTCAAAGGCTGGCTTAACACGCTTTGCTCAAAGCTACGCGCGTGAAGTGGCATCAGCTAATTTGACAGTTAATGTAATTGCTCCCGGCGCGGTTAATACACCGATGAATGCAATGTTTGCACCGGAAACAATGGAGGAAGTCAAAGGTGAAATTCCTGCTGGCAGACTAGCTGAAGGCAGTGATATTTCATTTTGGGTCAAGACTTTACTCAGTCTTCGTTCTGGCTATTTAACAGGTCAGACGATTTATGTCAGCGGTGGCTGGCTGTTATAA
- a CDS encoding RodZ family helix-turn-helix domain-containing protein: MADIGDKLRSAREAKGLSIADIEKATKIQGRYLTAIEQNDFDKLPGDFYVRAFIRQYAQIVGLDGKQLLSEYHQEVPAAQPDEYVEDSIDNKSEEVRKTTSNKKKLWKNYLPRIIVGLGVIVVILVCYVVYAHFSASHNQTTNPDNGVSISSENTNKAKKKKPVAVNPVKIKELAANQFQVTGLKNNRNLVVRAGDQSITVTISVNGVRQASQTLAAGQKQTIAIPTDAQNVGVTLSNASGTKVTVGGKKVPYDAQNGSLSLTLLIGEQRSQTTSQSNSTQSNRTSTNSGTTGSSSNSSQSTNSSNNQTTHSTTTNNTAEHNQTTQNNGQSNNQTNTTNNGSQSDSSTHSSTTNNGR, from the coding sequence ATGGCAGATATCGGAGATAAATTACGCAGTGCCAGAGAGGCAAAGGGACTTTCAATTGCAGATATTGAAAAAGCAACCAAAATTCAAGGTAGATATCTGACGGCAATTGAACAGAATGATTTTGATAAACTCCCTGGTGATTTTTATGTGCGGGCCTTTATTAGACAATATGCACAGATTGTCGGCTTGGATGGTAAACAGTTATTAAGCGAATACCATCAAGAAGTTCCTGCAGCCCAACCAGACGAATACGTTGAAGATTCGATTGATAATAAGAGCGAAGAAGTTCGTAAGACAACCAGCAACAAAAAGAAATTGTGGAAGAATTATTTGCCACGGATTATTGTTGGTCTGGGAGTAATTGTTGTGATTTTGGTTTGTTATGTGGTGTACGCCCATTTTTCAGCAAGTCATAATCAAACTACTAACCCAGATAATGGGGTTTCGATTTCTTCAGAAAATACCAATAAAGCTAAGAAAAAGAAGCCAGTTGCAGTTAATCCAGTCAAGATTAAGGAATTAGCTGCCAACCAATTCCAAGTTACTGGCTTGAAGAATAATCGTAATTTAGTTGTGCGTGCTGGTGACCAAAGTATTACAGTCACGATTTCTGTTAATGGTGTTAGACAAGCATCTCAAACTTTAGCAGCTGGACAAAAGCAAACAATTGCCATTCCTACTGATGCCCAAAATGTTGGCGTTACGCTGAGCAATGCGTCAGGAACTAAGGTAACTGTTGGCGGTAAGAAAGTACCATATGATGCCCAAAATGGCAGTTTGAGTTTGACCTTATTGATTGGCGAACAACGTAGTCAAACTACAAGTCAATCAAATTCAACTCAAAGTAACCGGACAAGTACCAATAGCGGTACAACTGGTTCAAGTTCTAATTCTAGTCAATCTACTAATAGTTCAAACAATCAGACTACACATAGTACGACTACTAATAATACTGCAGAGCATAATCAAACTACCCAAAATAATGGTCAGAGCAATAACCAGACTAATACCACTAATAATGGCAGTCAGTCTGATAGTTCAACTCACTCTTCAACCACTAACAATGGCAGATAA
- the pgsA gene encoding CDP-diacylglycerol--glycerol-3-phosphate 3-phosphatidyltransferase yields the protein MNLPNKLTVFRIFLIPVFVLIVMFGGDASVQVAGSTVYWRLVIAAVVFAVASATDWFDGHIARSRNMVTNFGKFADPLADKMLTMTAFIMLVELKLAPAWVVVIIVCRELAVTGLRLILAENKGQVMAAAMPGKIKTTCQMLSVIFLLIGDFYHIGTILLYLALIFTIYSGWDYFHSSWGVFKGSM from the coding sequence ATGAATTTACCCAATAAATTAACTGTTTTTAGAATATTTTTAATCCCAGTCTTCGTGTTAATCGTCATGTTTGGCGGTGATGCAAGTGTCCAAGTTGCTGGCAGTACAGTCTATTGGCGGTTAGTAATCGCCGCAGTTGTGTTTGCTGTAGCTTCTGCAACTGATTGGTTTGATGGTCACATTGCCCGTTCGCGTAATATGGTAACCAACTTTGGTAAGTTTGCCGATCCGTTAGCCGACAAAATGTTAACAATGACCGCCTTTATTATGCTGGTTGAATTAAAATTAGCACCAGCTTGGGTGGTAGTTATTATTGTTTGTCGTGAGCTTGCAGTTACTGGTTTACGGTTGATTTTGGCAGAAAACAAGGGTCAGGTAATGGCTGCGGCAATGCCTGGTAAGATCAAAACAACTTGCCAAATGCTGTCAGTTATTTTCTTACTGATTGGTGATTTTTACCACATTGGAACGATTCTGCTCTACTTGGCATTAATCTTTACAATCTATTCAGGTTGGGATTACTTCCATAGTTCATGGGGCGTTTTTAAGGGCTCAATGTAA